Proteins encoded by one window of Vigna radiata var. radiata cultivar VC1973A chromosome 5, Vradiata_ver6, whole genome shotgun sequence:
- the LOC106761704 gene encoding protein RADIALIS-like 3 codes for MASSQGWTPKQNKRFENALAIFDEDTPDRWHNLARAVGGKTVEDVKRHYQKLVEDVKQIEEGHVPLPNYRTVSTMASSIRGYGYINEENRMKGLSLQ; via the coding sequence ATGGCCTCAAGCCAAGGTTGGACACCGAAGCAGAACAAAAGATTTGAGAATGCCCTTGCCATCTTCGACGAGGACACCCCAGACAGGTGGCACAACCTGGCCAGAGCCGTCGGAGGAAAAACTGTGGAAGACGTCAAAAGGCATTATCAGAAGCTCGTCGAAGATGTGAAGCAGATCGAGGAAGGCCATGTGCCTCTTCCCAATTACCGAACTGTTTCAACCATGGCAAGCAGCATCAGAGGTTACGGTTACATCAATGAAGAAAACAG